The following proteins come from a genomic window of Alosa sapidissima isolate fAloSap1 chromosome 22, fAloSap1.pri, whole genome shotgun sequence:
- the LOC121697542 gene encoding uncharacterized protein LOC121697542 has protein sequence MKTILSAFCFVSISFVACHDKKQEWNVYETLWTWSLDLVNRTLNLDFIQHMQVGDLPVDRYVNFTIQDINYLVKVTEMLRKLSSSVKEPADLHQFFQGRYKSYKNFRDYLLNMYFLKGVSDIKPTPAMRKYLSDYETIMNTKEPIYFAVSLLPCSRLWGWLANQVNMTQTNAYFGWKKDNTGGNHEKHYKELFTKHINVTDKVLEAYRIFRMQMQNEHDFFDSS, from the exons ATGAAAACCATTCTCTCTGCTTTCTGCTTCGTATCTATCAG TTTTGTTGCATGTCATGACAAGAAGCAAG AGTGGAATGTTTATGAGACTCTCTGGACCTGGAGCCTGGATCTGGTGAACAGGACTCTGAACCTGGATTTCATACAGCACATGCAAGTTGGAGACCTGCCTGTGGACCGCTATGTCAACTTCACCATCCAAGACATCAATTACCTGGTGAAGGTGACAGAGATGCTGCGGAAACTCAGCAGTTCAGTGAAAGAACCTGCTGACCTACATCAGTTCTTCCAGGGCAGATATAAAAGCTACAAGAACTTCCGCGACTATCTTCTGAACATGTATTTCCTTAAG GGTGTATCTGACATCAAACCGACACCAGCCATGAGGAAGTACCTGTCTGACTACGAGACCATCATGAACACCAAAGAGCCCATCTATTTTGCTGTGTCTCTCCTACCATGCTCCCGACTATGGGGTTGGCTCGCAAACCAAGTAAACATGACACAGACCAATGCTTACTTTGGCTGGAAGAAGGACAACACGGGCGGCAATCATGAGAAGCACTACAAGGAGCTGTTCACCAAACATATTAATGTAACCGATAAAGTATTAGAAGCTTACCGTATATTCCGAATGCAAATGCAGAATGAACATGACTTTTTTGATTCttcgtaa
- the LOC121697540 gene encoding uncharacterized protein LOC121697540 produces MKPSAMKTTIISAFCLISIRFVACFDKNEDVYESLWTRNMDIANRTLNLDFMQHMEVGDLPVDRYLNFTIQDINYLVKVTKMLRKVSSSVKKPADLRQFFQGRYKGYKSFRNDLLTMFFLKGVSDIKPTPAMRKYLSDYETIMNTKEPIYFAVSLLPCSRLWGWLANQVNMTQTNAYFAWKKDNMGGHPENHYKKLLNKHLDTTDKVSEANRIFQMQMQNEHDFFASS; encoded by the exons ATGAAGCCATCAGCCATGAAAACCACCATTATCTCTGCCTTCTGCCTCATATCtatcag GTTTGTTGCATGTTTTGACAAGAACGAAG ATGTTTATGAGTCTCTCTGGACCCGGAACATGGATATAGCGAACAGGACTCTGAATCTGGATTTCATGCAACACATGGAAGTTGGGGACCTGCCTGTGGACCGCTATCTCAACTTTACCATCCAAGACATCAATTACCTGGTGAAGGTGACAAAGATGCTGCGGAAAGTCAGTAGTTCTGTGAAAAAACCTGCTGACCTACGTCAGTTCTTCCAGGGCAGATATAAAGGCTACAAGAGCTTCCGCAACGATCTTCTGACCATGTTTTTCCTTAAG GGTGTATCTGACATCAAACCAACACCAGCCATGAGGAAGTACCTGTCTGACTACGAGACCATCATGAACACCAAAGAGCCCATCTATTTTGCTGTGTCTCTCCTACCATGCTCCCGACTATGGGGTTGGCTCGCAAACCAAGTAAACATGACACAGACCAATGCTTACTTTGCCTGGAAGAAGGACAACATGGGCGGCCATCCTGAGAACCACTACAAGAAGCTGCTCAACAAACATCTTGACACAACCGATAAAGTATCAGAAGCGAACCGCATATTCCAAATGCAAATGCAGAATGAACACGACTTTTTTGCGTCTTCGTAA